The Armatimonadota bacterium genome includes the window ACCCCACCGCCCACGCGGTGAGACGGTCGCTGCACAATGTTGACCTAGTGGCCAATCCGTGAGGCACGCGTGGCAATCACCAGCATCGCACCGTTGTCGCCCGTGTCGAAGCGCATCGTTCCAACCATGCCGAGAAGCGTGCAGTTCCGCGGGTCAGAATGGTCACATAGACTTCGGGCTGCGGAGATGTAACGAAGACTTTCGTCGCTCTTCGCATGAGCACTTGACAAGAAGACCTGAAGGTAGTATTATCCGTTTACGATGGGGGACGCGAGCGGGTGTTGAGCCAAACTACCGGGTACGCAATCTCGGCGCTCGGGTGCCTTGCCGGGATCGAGGGGCGGACTCGGCTCGTTCGTGATGTTGCCGACTGCGCCGGCCTCGCCCTGCCGTATCTGAGCAAGATCATCCTCACGCTTTCCCGCAAGGGGGTTGTCGCGACCCGGAAGGGGATTGGCGGTGGCGTTCGGCTTGCCTGCGATCCACACTCCGTGAGCCTCTACGAAGTTTGCGTACTGATGGACGATCCCGTTATTCAGATGCGGTGCTTGATGGGGACGGCGCCCTGCTCTGCGCAGCGCAATTGCCCTTGCCACGAGTTCTGGGCGAAGCATCGCGAGCGCCTCTTCGAGTTCCTCATGCGCACGACGCTGGCTGACATCGCGCGATTCGAAGCGAAGCGTTGCAGCACGGCCCGTTTGCAAGCCAAAGACAATGCGTCTGAGGGTCTGGTCCAGTCACTCATGGCAACGGCCGGCCCTGTGATTCCCGCCGAGCGGTCAAGGAGGCCGCGCCGATGAAAAAACATACGACAGCCTTGCTGGACGGCGCCGATAGGAGCGACGTCCTGCAGATGGATCTCAAGACCGGGTTCGACCCCGGGCGCCGCCAAGCGATCACGCGGCTTGCGAGCGCAGCCATGGCCGGGCTTGCCGCGCCGAGCCTACTGGCTAGGGAAGGCCCAGGTCCCGCGCTCGACGCGATCCAGATTCCCGCCCTGCCCGAGCCGCGCCACGATGAGGACTCGCTAATCACCATGATGCGGGACCTCCAGCGCGCCCTGAAGAAGCCGGAAACGCAAAGACGCTGGGTGATGGTCATTGACCTGCGAAAGTGTGTGGGCTGTCACGCATGCACCGTCGGATGCATCGCAGAAAACAAGTTGCCGCCCGGCGTCGTGTATCGGCCGGTATCCGAAGAAGAGGCGGGCGTTTACCCGAACGTCAAGAGGCGCTTCGTTCCTCGCCTGTGCAACCACTGCGACAGACCGCCGTGCGTCAAGCCTTGCCCGGTCAAGGCGACGTGGAAAGCAAAAGACGGCCTCGTACACATTGACTACGCCAAGTGCATCGGGTGCGGCAAGTGCGTCGAGGCGTGCCCGTATGGTGCTCGCACCCTCGATATGGGCGCGAACTGGACCGACGGCACGCCGCAGAACCAAGCCTACGAGAAGGCGGCGAACTACGAGTACGGCAAGAAGTGGCCGCGAACTGCCGACGCTTCGCCCGTCTTTAAGGCCCGCAAGTGCACCTTCTGTATGCACCGCCACCGCCAAGGGATGCTTCCGATGTGCGTTTCGACTTGCATCGGCCGAGCGACCTACTTCGGCGACGCGAACGACCCTGAGAGCCTCGTCGCGAAGCTCGTTTCGCAGCCGAATCTCATGCGCCTGAAGGAGAATCTGGGGACCAAGCCGCGCGTGTATTACATCACGTGAACCGGAATCCCCTGCCAGACCTTCAGTGAACCCGCCACCCTACGACCCAAAGGAAAGAGCAATGCCCTCACGCAACGAAACGAAGAGAACTCGAACTCAGGAACAGGAATCCCGGAACGGCATGACCAGGCGCGACGTGCTCCAGTCGTCGGCCCTGCTCGGCGCGACCGGACTGCCCCTCAAGTGGGCGCGCCTCGCCGAAACCACGCAGACGGGCGCCGCCGAATACGATCTCTCCAAGCCTGAGAACATCATCAACACGGTTTGCCTGCAGTGCAACACCGGGTGCGGCATCAAGGTCAAGCTCGTGAATGGAGTCGCGGTCAAGATTGACGGCAATCCGCTCGCGCCGACGACGATGGTTCCCCACCTTCCGGCGAATACGTCGCCGTTCGTAATGGCAGGCATTGACGGCGCCATCTGCCCAAAAGGACAAGCGGGCCTTCAAAGCGTCTACGACCCGTACCGCATCCGCAAGGTGCTCAAACGCGCCGGCAAGCGCGGCGAGAACAAGTGGGTCTCGATCCCATTCGACCAGGCGGTGAAGGAAATCGTCGAGGGAGGATCGCTTTTCTCGAAGGTGCCTGGCGAGGAGAACCGGACCGTGGAGGGCCTCAAGGACATTTGCAGGCTCCGCGATCCAAAGGTCGCCGCCGCGATGGACAAGTCGCTCGCCGAGTTGAAAAACGTCATCAAAGACGTTCGCAAAAAGAAGCTCCCAGAGTCCGCGCTTGTGGACGCGATCGCTGCATTCAAAGCTAAGCACAAAGACCACTTGGATGCGCTGATTGACCCGGATCATCCCGATCTCGGCCCCAAGAACAATCAACTGGTGTTTGCATGGGGCCGCATGAAAGCGGGCCGAGGAGAATTCGCTCGCAGGTTCGTGACGGACGCCTTCGGCTCGGTCAACGCGCACGGGCACACGACGGTGTGCCAAGGGAGCCTGTACTTCACCGGTAAGGCGATGAGCGAGCAATGGGACTACGACGAGAAATCCAAAGAGGTCAAATGGACCGGGGGAGACAAGTTCTATTGGCAGGCGGATACCGGCAACGCCGAGTTCATCCTCTTCGTCGGAGCCTCGCCCTTCGAGGGCAACTACGGCCCGCCGGCGCGAACGCCGCGCCTGACGAACAACCTCGCAGCAGGAAAGCTGAAGATCGCCGTAGCCGATCCGAGGTTTTCGAAGACGGCGTCGAAGGCGTGGAAATGGCTGCCGATCAAGCCCGGCTTCGAGGCTGCCCTCGGCCTGGCGATGATTCGCTGGATCATCGAGAACA containing:
- a CDS encoding Rrf2 family transcriptional regulator, which produces MSQTTGYAISALGCLAGIEGRTRLVRDVADCAGLALPYLSKIILTLSRKGVVATRKGIGGGVRLACDPHSVSLYEVCVLMDDPVIQMRCLMGTAPCSAQRNCPCHEFWAKHRERLFEFLMRTTLADIARFEAKRCSTARLQAKDNASEGLVQSLMATAGPVIPAERSRRPRR
- a CDS encoding 4Fe-4S dicluster domain-containing protein gives rise to the protein MDLKTGFDPGRRQAITRLASAAMAGLAAPSLLAREGPGPALDAIQIPALPEPRHDEDSLITMMRDLQRALKKPETQRRWVMVIDLRKCVGCHACTVGCIAENKLPPGVVYRPVSEEEAGVYPNVKRRFVPRLCNHCDRPPCVKPCPVKATWKAKDGLVHIDYAKCIGCGKCVEACPYGARTLDMGANWTDGTPQNQAYEKAANYEYGKKWPRTADASPVFKARKCTFCMHRHRQGMLPMCVSTCIGRATYFGDANDPESLVAKLVSQPNLMRLKENLGTKPRVYYIT